Genomic window (Aminivibrio sp.):
CCACGTGGGTTCCGTCTCCGTGACAATCGACGGTCCGAAAGAGGCGAAGTGGAGCCTCGGAGGCAAGGGGAGTTATGACAGCGGCTACGTGCTTAGGAACGTCCCCACGGGGAAATATATGGTGAGCTTCGCCAACGTACCGGACTGGACCAGACCGGCAGATGCCGAAGTTACGGTCACGAAGGACGGGACGGCGTCGGCTGCCGGAGCCTATGTCAAGCACACAGGCTCGGTGACCGTTACAATTGAAGGTCCGAAAGAAGCCCGCTGGGCTCTTGATGGAAAAGGTGCCTACGCCGGCGGTCAGACTGTGAGCGGGATTGATGTAGGTAATCCGGTGCTCTCCTTCTCTGAAGTGCCGGGGTGGACAAAACCGGAAAATCGGAGGGTTGTTGTCCGTAACGGAGCGGTAACTAGAGCCTCCGGCACCTATGTCCGCCATACCGGATCGGTCAAGGTGGACATCACCGGTACAAAGGACGGCCGGTGGAGCCTCGACGGAAAGGGGAATTACCCCGGCGGATGGACGGCGGGCAACGTAGTTGTTGGGACCTATAGGATCCTGTTCTCCGATGTGCCCGGTAGGATCAAACCTGAACCCATAACCATCACCGTCAGTAAGGGAGCCACAACTGCCGTTTCGGCCGCATACACTCAGAATACCGGTGCGATTACAGTTACTATCGACGGCCCCAAAGAAGCTCAATGGAGCATTGACGGAATGGGAAGCTACGAAAGCGGCCAGACTGTGGGCGAAATCCTCTTGGGCAATCATGTTATTTCTTTCTCCTACGTGAAAGGATGGAAGTCTCCTGCTGACATGACGGTCACTGTCCAGAGGGGGGCCACCGTCTCGGCATCCGGCGTTTATACGCGACGATAGGCGGTTCTGGAACTTTTCCGCCGCATCCTGACTGACTTACAGGGCAGGTCCCTCTCCGGAAAATGGGGAGGGACCTTTTATTCGCAAGAGGAAAGAACAGCACGCAGAAAAACCTTGCCGGCCCTCAACCCTCGGTTTAGGATCGAGGCATCCGTGTCGGTTTCTCTCCTTTCAGGCGCCCTCCCCCAGGTACCTCTCCGCAAAGAGCGCAAAGCGGGATCTCTTCGCCTCCGGGGAGGGCGAATTCACCGTATGCCCGTCGACACTCCCTCTGCCTGAAAAATTTGCGGATTTAGGGGACAAATCGAAGGTTGACATCTCCGTTTGAGCCGCTATAATATACCTTCGTTGAGCCGGTGTAGCTCAGCAGGTAGAGCAGCTGACTTGTAATCAGCAGGTCCCCGGTTCGAGTCCGGGTGCCGGCTCCAGTAAAAAGCCAGGCAAAATTTTGGTGGGATGGCCGAGTGGTCAAAGGCAGCAGACTGTAAATCTGCCGACACCGTCTACGAAGGTTCGAATCCTTCTCCCACCACCATTTCATACAAGAAAGCCGACTTAGCTCAGCAGGTAGAGCACATCCATGGTAAGGATGGGGTCTCCGGTTCGAGTCCGGAAGTCGGCTCCATATAAAGACAAGGCTCCGTCACTTGTGCGGAGCCTTGTCTTTATATGGAGCCGTGAAACTGTTCTTCTTTCAGGCAAATCTTCTCACGAAATACCCTAAATCCGCAGGCAGCGGGGAGTGTCACCAGTGCTCGCTTGGGCGGGGGGTGCAGATTGTCGTCCTTGACAACTGCCCAGGCGATCATCTCGGCTCCCTGCGTTCGCCGGTTGCCTGCCTGTGAAACCGACACCCGTGTCGGTTTCTCTCACCTCAGGCGCCCTCCCCAGGGGATAATCTCTTCGCCCCTGGGGAGGGCGAATTCACCTTATGCCCGGCGACACTCCCTCTGCCTGAAAAATTAGCGGATTTAGGAATACAGGGGAATCTTGACGAAACCCGGCTCTTTCCCCTTACAGTTTTCTTGCGAGATTCCCGGCGATTCGCCTGCAAAATTCAAGAAAGATTCCGTAGGGCCTGCCGGCAAGCGAAAAGACGACCGACATGAATGCCGACGAAAGAAATATCTGTTTCCATGTCGCCCCTGCGCAAAGGAGTACAATGACATAGAGCGGGACCTGAAAAATGACGAAGGCTAGCGTGTCGCCCAGAATCATTTTCCACGGTTTCGTTCCGTCAATCCCGAGGGCGAGAAATAACCTGTCCCGGAACAAGCCATAGGGCCTCCCGGTAACAAGATTGACTGGTATGGCCGCTATTCTGGCGGTGACGGACTGAAAAAACGTCAGCTTCGCGATAAAAATCTCAATACCCATGCACAATGCCGTGGAAAAAAGAACCATAGCCGAAACATCGGCGATCAGGAAGCAGATCCTTTCTTTTCCCTTCCCGACAGATCCCCCGGAATCATTCAAGAACCTCACCCGCCCCGTGCGACCGTTCCGCCTCGTTCTTTTTTCTTCAGATTTTCTCATTTCCATCAGCCTTAGTATACTGCTTTTTCCGAAAATAACACGGAATGCTTACCAGGAAAGGGCATTGGACAATGGGTCCTCTATTCTTCATAATATGGGGAAGAAATATTCACCCGGAGGGGATGCCCGTGTATGCACGGATAGAAGAACTGGCGGACAGGATGACGGAAAAGCTCGTCGCCTGCCGCAGGGATTTCCACAAGTACGCCGAAAGCGGCTGGTTCGAGATGAGGACAGCCTCCATCATTGCCCGACGCCTCACCGGCATGGGCTATGAGGTTTTAGCAGGACGGGACGTCTGCCTTGACGAATCCCGCATGGGACTGCCCTCGGACGAAGAGCTCCAGAAGAACTACTTTCGGGCGAAGGAACAGGGGGCGGATGCTGAATTTCTTGAGAAAGTCAGAGGCGGCTTTACTGGGGTGATGGGTATCCTCCGCTGCGGGGAAGGGCCAACGGTGGCTCTCCGGTTCGACATCGACGCCCTGGGCGTGGTGGAAGACGCCTCCCCGGAACACCGTCCATTCCGGGAGGGCTTCAGTTCCGTGAATCCCGGCATGATGCACGCCTGCGGCCATGACGGCCATGCGGCCATCGGTCTTGGCGTGGCGGAAGTGCTCATGGAGGTAAAAGACGGTCTGCAGGGCACCGTCAAAATTATCTTCCAGCCGGCCGAGGAAGGTGTGCGTGGCGCCAAAAGCATCGTGGACAAGGGGCATCTCGACGGGGTGGATTATGTCCTTGCCTGCCACGTCACCGAAAGAACCACCGCCGAGGACCGGGTCTCCGACATCACCGCCGGGATGGGAGGTTCCCTGGCCACTTCAAAGATGGACGCATACTATTACGGAAAATCAGCCCACGCCGGCGGTGACCCTCAGGAGGGACGCAACGCTCTTGCCGCCGCCGTCACGGCCGTCCAGAACCTGCTGGCCATTCCGCGGAACAGTAAATCCGATACCAGGGTCAACGTGGGTACCCTCCACGCCGGATCGGGGCGGAACGTCATTCCCGAATTCGCCAAAATGGAACTGGAAGTCCGCGGCAAAACCAGCGAGGGGAACATCTACATGGAACAGTGGGCCCGGCGGATTCTCCGGACGGCTGCGGAAATGCACGACTGCACCTGCGAAGTGAAAAAAATGGGTGAGGCCTTCCTGCTGGAAAGCGACAAACCGCTCATGGAGCTCATCCGGGACGTCTGCAGGCAGAATCTTGCCGCCGTAAGAGTACATCCCCAGCTTCGGCGGGAGGCCTCGGGCAGCGAGGATTTCTCCTACATGATGAAGCGGGTGCAGGACCAGGGGGGGCAGGCCTCCATGCTGAGGATTCTCACCGAAACGGCTGCCGTTGCCCACAACAGCAGATACGACTTCGACGACAGGGACGCCCTGCCCAAGGCAGTCAAGGCGCTCAGCGCCGTCACCTGCAGGCTCCTCACGGGAGGCCGGGCAGCACAATGAACGCCGAAGCATAAGGTATACTCGATTTCGGGCAGGGGACGTTCTCTTGTCCTGAGCGGGGAAAAGAATTCCACTCCCGAAGGCGTCACCGGACGGGAGCGGCCGGATTGAAATACCACCATGATCCGAAAAAAGGGAGATGTTGTGCCGTGACTCAATCACCCTTCAGTATCTTGCGAAAAATAGCTGCCGCACTCTTCGGTTCATGGGCTCCCGAAACTACGGAACAGGTCCCTTCCGAGGTGCAGGAAGGCGATGTTCCGGAGGCGCTCCCGGAACCGTCGCCGGAGCCGGATTCTGAAACAGTCCTGGAAACGGCCTTGGAGGAGGACGAAACATTCTTCGGTGAAGTGCCGCCGGAATACGCAGGTGAACCGATTCCGGAATTGAATGACGTTCAGGTCCGGGAAATGACTGGGGAAAACAATCCCGAGCCTTCTCCGGAGCCGGCGAACGAAGCGGCCACTGAACCACCCGATCAAGAAGAGGACATCCCGGCCGAAGCTGTCATTCTCATTCCTGCCGCAGAGCCTTCCAGCGAAGAATCAATTGTCCCTCCCTTCCGGGAAGGGGCAAAAACCCGCATTCTCTCCGTGATGAACTACAAGGGCGGCGTCGGCAAAACCACCGTTACGGCGAACCTGGCCGCGGCGCTGGCGAAGAGGGGAAAAAGGGTCCTGGCCATAGACCTTGACCCCCAGTCCAGCCTGTCTTTTTCTTTCTTCCACGTGGACGAATGGAAACAGAAATTTGCCGAGACGAAGACTATCAAGAACTGGTACGATGCTTTCATCGACAAGGATTTCAACTGGAACCTCGAAAGGCTGGTCGTCGACCCGAAACTCCAGATCAGGGGAAACGGAAAACTCCATCTCATCTGTTCCCATCTTGCCCTCATCAATATCGAAATCGAACTCAGCAGCAAGTTGAGCGGCTCCACGGAACGGGAGCTGCGGAACAATTTCCTTCGGGTTCATTCCAGGCTCGCTCAGGGCCTCAAGTCCCTTGACGGACGGTACGACGTGGTCCTCATCGACTGCCCGCCCAGCTTCAACATTGTCACCAAGACCGCCGTGGCGGCCAGCGACTACCTCCTGGTACCCACTATCCCCGATTACCTTTCCACCCTGGGCATAGACTACCTGAACAACAAGGTCGAATCTCTGGTGGAAACCTACAACCGCTACGTTGATATCTGTGAAGACCACGAATTCACCCATATCAACCCCGTCATGCTGGGGGTGCTCTTCACCATGATCCAGTTGTCCGCCGGAAGCCCCATCAGGGCACAGCAGCCCTTTATCAGGGACGTCCGCAAGCGGGAATATCCCGTCTTCGAAACCATGCTGCGGGAAAACAGGACTATGTACTCCAACATATCCGCCACGCCGCTGCCCGTCATACTCCGCCGCGGGGCGGGGCAGACCCAGCAGAATGTCATCAGAGAACTTGAGGACTTGGCTTCGGAAGTACTGGAGAGGATGAAATGATGAAAAAAAATACCACAGAATATCCCAGGCTGCTGAAGATACTGGCCTCGGTGCTGGAAAAACTCACCGACGAGGACATCCGGGGGCTTCTTGCGGGTGAACTGAACCTTGTCACCGAGAGGAGAGCGAAAAAGCAGACGACGAAAGCAGTATCCTCTGCGGTGGGCGAACCGGACATAACAGCCGTGGAGAAAAGGCTCTCTGCCTGCGACAGCCGTGAAGAAGGCCGGAAAATCCTTTCCTCTCTGAAGCTGAAGAAAGCCTCGCTGCTGAAGATCGCCGAAGGCCAGGGAATCAGCGTGCGGAAAGGCGACACCGTCGCCGTGATCAGCGATGCGATTGTGGAGTGCTTTATCGGCTTCAGGCTCAGAGATGACGCTTTCAAAACCATCGACCTCAGGGGAGAGAAGGAAAAACTCTGATTCTGCGGCACCGAAGGCCCTGAAAGGCAGGCCCTTCCCTCTGCGGAAATGACGGCTTCTCTCCGGAAGAACCGTCATTCTGCCCTGTAGATGCTTGCACCGACTGTCGTTCCTTTCGCTGGTGGCATATAAGGAACCTCTGAATAATGTCGATGAATGTGTTAAAAAAACAGATTCTATCGGGGCGCGTGAGGACAAAATATTCTTTTTTCAGAGCTTCCATAAATGACCTTCGTACGGAAGGGAGAGCGAAAAGAGCGTAAAGGAGAGACCATGTCAGGCGGAAGGTTTCCCAAAGCATCGAATATGAAATCCGTATGCGTAAAGGAGAGACCATGTCAGGCGGAAGGACGTCCTAGAAAAAACTTCCCCATTCCCATGGCGGTCATCTTTCTTCCCAGGCCTTCCTGGCAGTATTTATGCTCTGCCACTCCGTGCTTCGCGGTCAGGGCTTCCCGCTCGGTCTCTTCGCATGGCTGGGCTGATAAGCATTTTCAACATATCTTCCACCCGGAGACGGCTCCTTGGAGCCATGACCACAGAACGGCTCGGCATCCGCACCATCCTTCTGCGGACCTCCGGCCTTGTCGTGGTCTTTACACTGCCGCTCTGGTTCACGGATCATGCGCTGCTGCTACTCGCCCTTCGGGGAATCTCCATGGTGGCCATCTCCCCCTCACCAGGGGATCAGTATCCCTCCGGACCGGAGGGGAGGTGTCTGCGCATGGATCCCCGTGGCTTACGTCTTCCCCAAGGTGACTCTTTTCACCCGGTGGAATGGTTCTTCTCTTCGGGGATGTTCACGGCCTACTTCCTGCTGAGTGTGGAAGTGGAGGCCGCCATAGACGTCGTGCCCGCAACCCTTCCCGCGAACCTGGGTTGGGGATGCGGGAGAGGTCGCAGTTATCAGGAAGATCGGCCGGCTTTACTTTACGGTCCGGACGATTTCTAAGGCTGACAAATGCAAACCTCCTTTCTTCGGCTGTTTCGCTCGTCTGAAAAAGGACTTGGTTCCCCGGCACGGAAAAAGTGGACTCGTATCTCTCGCCTGGGGCTGATTCCCTCACTTCAGCCCCAGGCACCTGTCGGGGTAATTTGTGATGACGAAGTCCGCACCCTCTTTTAGCAGCTCTGCGGCGCGTTCGGTTGTGTTCACCGTCCAGCACGCAGTTTTCAGGCCGCGGTCGTGGGCCTCTATCATGAGCGCAGCGGATACGAAGTCATGCCGGGGGTGGATGCTGTAGAGGTCAAGTTTCAGGTTTTTCACGTAATCGAAGGGGCGGGG
Coding sequences:
- a CDS encoding amidohydrolase, producing the protein MYARIEELADRMTEKLVACRRDFHKYAESGWFEMRTASIIARRLTGMGYEVLAGRDVCLDESRMGLPSDEELQKNYFRAKEQGADAEFLEKVRGGFTGVMGILRCGEGPTVALRFDIDALGVVEDASPEHRPFREGFSSVNPGMMHACGHDGHAAIGLGVAEVLMEVKDGLQGTVKIIFQPAEEGVRGAKSIVDKGHLDGVDYVLACHVTERTTAEDRVSDITAGMGGSLATSKMDAYYYGKSAHAGGDPQEGRNALAAAVTAVQNLLAIPRNSKSDTRVNVGTLHAGSGRNVIPEFAKMELEVRGKTSEGNIYMEQWARRILRTAAEMHDCTCEVKKMGEAFLLESDKPLMELIRDVCRQNLAAVRVHPQLRREASGSEDFSYMMKRVQDQGGQASMLRILTETAAVAHNSRYDFDDRDALPKAVKALSAVTCRLLTGGRAAQ
- the alaE gene encoding L-alanine exporter AlaE — protein: MNDSGGSVGKGKERICFLIADVSAMVLFSTALCMGIEIFIAKLTFFQSVTARIAAIPVNLVTGRPYGLFRDRLFLALGIDGTKPWKMILGDTLAFVIFQVPLYVIVLLCAGATWKQIFLSSAFMSVVFSLAGRPYGIFLEFCRRIAGNLARKL
- a CDS encoding AAA family ATPase, translating into MTQSPFSILRKIAAALFGSWAPETTEQVPSEVQEGDVPEALPEPSPEPDSETVLETALEEDETFFGEVPPEYAGEPIPELNDVQVREMTGENNPEPSPEPANEAATEPPDQEEDIPAEAVILIPAAEPSSEESIVPPFREGAKTRILSVMNYKGGVGKTTVTANLAAALAKRGKRVLAIDLDPQSSLSFSFFHVDEWKQKFAETKTIKNWYDAFIDKDFNWNLERLVVDPKLQIRGNGKLHLICSHLALINIEIELSSKLSGSTERELRNNFLRVHSRLAQGLKSLDGRYDVVLIDCPPSFNIVTKTAVAASDYLLVPTIPDYLSTLGIDYLNNKVESLVETYNRYVDICEDHEFTHINPVMLGVLFTMIQLSAGSPIRAQQPFIRDVRKREYPVFETMLRENRTMYSNISATPLPVILRRGAGQTQQNVIRELEDLASEVLERMK